A part of Streptomyces sp. NBC_01451 genomic DNA contains:
- a CDS encoding phosphatidate cytidylyltransferase → MNDSSWGAPPHAGYWGPSDGGPVQGAAPAGPAYDAHHAPQTRPMPIVPDVPAHGGNQDDDRGAARPGGPLFRDEMPHAQPYGAVPQKPDSMPTPDDAQPPAPAPQKKSAGRDLGAAIGVGVGLGAVIIASLFVVKAAFVGVIAVAVVVGLWELTSRLQERKGIRAPLVPLALGGAAMVVSGYVRGPEGAWVAMALTALAVLVWRMTEPPEGYLKDVTAGVFAAFYVPFLATFVAMMLTADDGARRVMTFLLLTVVSDTGAYAIGWRFGKHKLAPRISPGKTREGLFGAVGFAMVAGAVLMEFVIDDGTWWQGLLLGLAVAVSATLGDLGESMIKRDLGIKDMGTLLPGHGGIMDRLDSLLPTAPVVWLLFVAFVG, encoded by the coding sequence ATGAACGACTCTTCCTGGGGGGCGCCGCCCCACGCCGGGTACTGGGGGCCGTCCGACGGAGGGCCTGTCCAGGGGGCTGCCCCGGCGGGTCCCGCCTACGATGCGCACCACGCGCCTCAGACTCGCCCCATGCCCATCGTGCCCGACGTACCCGCACATGGCGGAAACCAGGATGACGACCGGGGGGCCGCCCGGCCGGGCGGCCCCCTGTTCCGCGACGAGATGCCGCATGCACAGCCCTACGGGGCGGTGCCGCAGAAGCCGGATTCCATGCCCACGCCCGACGACGCCCAGCCGCCCGCCCCCGCCCCGCAGAAGAAGTCCGCGGGCCGGGACCTCGGCGCGGCCATAGGGGTCGGTGTCGGACTCGGCGCGGTGATCATCGCGTCGCTGTTCGTCGTCAAGGCGGCCTTCGTCGGCGTGATCGCGGTCGCCGTCGTGGTCGGCCTCTGGGAACTGACGTCCCGGCTCCAGGAGCGCAAGGGCATCAGGGCACCCCTGGTGCCGCTCGCGCTCGGCGGCGCCGCGATGGTCGTGTCCGGATACGTCCGGGGTCCCGAGGGCGCGTGGGTCGCGATGGCGCTCACCGCGCTCGCGGTCCTGGTCTGGCGTATGACGGAACCTCCGGAGGGCTACCTCAAGGACGTCACCGCGGGCGTCTTCGCGGCCTTCTACGTCCCGTTCCTGGCCACGTTCGTCGCGATGATGCTCACCGCCGACGACGGTGCGCGGCGCGTCATGACGTTCCTGCTCCTGACCGTCGTCAGCGACACCGGCGCGTACGCGATCGGCTGGCGCTTCGGCAAGCACAAGCTCGCCCCGCGCATCAGCCCCGGCAAGACCCGCGAGGGTCTGTTCGGCGCTGTCGGGTTCGCGATGGTGGCGGGCGCGGTGCTGATGGAGTTCGTGATCGACGACGGCACCTGGTGGCAGGGTCTGCTGCTGGGCCTCGCGGTCGCGGTGAGTGCCACGCTCGGCGACCTCGGCGAGTCCATGATCAAGCGGGACCTGGGCATCAAGGACATGGGCACGCTGCTGCCGGGACACGGCGGCATCATGGACCGGCTGGACTCGCTGCTTCCCACGGCTCCCGTCGTGTGGTTGCTGTTCGTCGCCTTCGTGGGCTGA
- the frr gene encoding ribosome recycling factor, producing the protein MIEETLLEAEEKMEKAVVVAKEDFAAIRTGRAHPAMFNKIVADYYGALTPINQLASFSVPEPRMAVVTPFDKSALRNIEQAIRDSDLGVNPSNDGNIIRVVFPELTQERRKDYIKVARTKAEDSKISIRAIRRKAKDAIDKFVKDGEVGEDEGRRAEKELDDTTAKYVAQVDELLKHKEAELLEV; encoded by the coding sequence GTGATCGAAGAGACCCTCCTCGAGGCCGAGGAGAAGATGGAGAAGGCCGTCGTGGTCGCCAAGGAGGACTTCGCCGCGATCCGTACCGGTCGTGCGCACCCGGCGATGTTCAACAAGATCGTGGCCGACTACTACGGCGCGCTGACGCCGATCAACCAGCTGGCCTCGTTCTCCGTGCCCGAACCGCGGATGGCGGTGGTGACCCCGTTCGACAAGAGCGCGCTGCGCAACATCGAACAGGCGATCCGCGACTCCGACCTCGGCGTCAACCCGAGCAACGACGGAAACATCATCCGCGTGGTGTTCCCCGAGCTCACCCAGGAGCGCCGCAAGGACTACATCAAGGTGGCCCGCACCAAGGCCGAGGACTCCAAGATCTCGATCCGGGCCATCCGTCGCAAGGCCAAGGACGCCATCGACAAGTTCGTCAAGGACGGCGAGGTCGGCGAGGACGAGGGCCGTCGCGCGGAGAAGGAGCTCGACGACACCACCGCGAAGTACGTCGCGCAGGTGGACGAGCTTCTCAAGCACAAGGAAGCGGAGCTTCTCGAAGTCTGA
- the pyrH gene encoding UMP kinase: protein MTTKAQKSDDGKVRGRYMLKLSGEAFSGGGGLGVDPDVVHKIAREIAAVVRDGSQIAVVLGGGNFFRGAELQQRGMDRARSDYMGMLGTVMNCLALQDFLEKEGIDSRVQTAITMGQVAEPYIPLRAVRHLEKGRVVIFGAGMGMPYFSTDTTAAQRALEIDAEALLMGKNGVDGVYDSDPKTNPEAVKFDSLGYGEVITRDLKVADMTAITLCRDNKLPILVFELLTEGNIARAVKGEKIGTLVGEQGSRD from the coding sequence ATGACCACCAAGGCCCAGAAGAGCGACGACGGCAAAGTACGCGGCCGGTACATGCTGAAGCTGTCCGGAGAGGCCTTCTCCGGTGGCGGGGGCCTGGGCGTCGACCCCGACGTGGTGCACAAGATCGCCCGCGAGATCGCGGCCGTCGTGCGCGACGGCTCCCAGATCGCCGTCGTCCTCGGCGGCGGCAACTTCTTCCGCGGCGCGGAACTCCAGCAGCGCGGCATGGACCGGGCCCGCTCGGACTACATGGGCATGCTCGGCACCGTCATGAACTGCCTCGCTCTCCAGGACTTCCTGGAGAAGGAGGGCATCGACAGCCGGGTCCAGACCGCCATCACCATGGGCCAGGTCGCCGAGCCGTACATCCCGCTGCGCGCCGTACGGCACCTGGAGAAGGGCCGTGTGGTCATCTTCGGTGCCGGTATGGGCATGCCGTACTTCTCCACCGACACGACCGCCGCGCAGCGCGCCCTGGAGATCGACGCCGAGGCGCTGCTGATGGGCAAGAACGGCGTGGACGGGGTCTACGACTCCGACCCGAAGACCAACCCCGAAGCCGTCAAGTTCGACTCGCTCGGGTACGGCGAGGTCATCACCCGGGACCTCAAGGTCGCCGACATGACCGCGATCACCCTCTGCCGGGACAACAAGCTCCCGATCCTCGTCTTCGAGCTTCTGACCGAGGGCAATATCGCGCGGGCCGTCAAGGGTGAGAAGATCGGCACACTCGTCGGTGAACAGGGCAGCCGGGACTGA
- the tsf gene encoding translation elongation factor Ts, with the protein MANYTAADVKKLRELTGAGMMDCKKALDEAEGDVDKAVEALRIKGQKGVAKREGRSAENGAVVSIIADDNTSGVLVELKCETDFVAKGDKFQAAAKALAEHVAKTSPADLEALLASEIEAGKTVQAYVDEANANLGEKIVLDRFAQFADGFVLAYMHRTMPDLPPQIGVLVELDKPNAEVAKGIAQHIAAFAPKYLSKEDVPAEVVETERRVAEETTRAEGKPEAALPKIVEGRLNGFFKDATLLGQPYALDNKKSVQKVLDEAGVTLKRFTRIKVGI; encoded by the coding sequence ATGGCGAACTACACCGCCGCCGACGTCAAGAAGCTCCGTGAGCTCACCGGCGCCGGCATGATGGACTGCAAGAAGGCGCTGGACGAGGCCGAGGGCGATGTCGACAAGGCCGTAGAGGCCCTGCGCATCAAGGGCCAGAAGGGCGTCGCCAAGCGCGAGGGCCGTTCCGCCGAGAACGGCGCCGTCGTCTCGATCATCGCCGACGACAACACCTCCGGTGTTCTCGTCGAGCTGAAGTGCGAGACGGACTTCGTCGCCAAGGGTGACAAGTTCCAGGCCGCCGCCAAGGCGCTCGCCGAGCACGTCGCCAAGACCTCCCCGGCCGACCTGGAGGCGCTGCTCGCCTCCGAGATCGAGGCCGGCAAGACGGTTCAGGCGTACGTCGACGAGGCCAACGCCAACCTGGGCGAGAAGATCGTCCTGGACCGCTTCGCGCAGTTCGCGGACGGTTTCGTACTGGCGTACATGCACCGCACGATGCCCGACCTGCCCCCGCAGATCGGTGTCCTCGTCGAGCTGGACAAGCCCAACGCCGAGGTCGCCAAGGGCATCGCCCAGCACATCGCCGCCTTCGCGCCGAAGTACCTCTCCAAGGAGGACGTGCCGGCCGAGGTCGTCGAGACCGAGCGTCGTGTCGCCGAGGAGACCACCCGCGCCGAGGGCAAGCCCGAGGCCGCCCTGCCGAAGATCGTCGAGGGTCGCCTCAACGGCTTCTTCAAGGACGCCACGCTGCTCGGCCAGCCGTACGCCCTGGACAACAAGAAGTCCGTCCAGAAGGTCCTGGACGAGGCCGGTGTCACCCTGAAGCGCTTCACGCGCATCAAGGTCGGCATCTGA
- the rpsB gene encoding 30S ribosomal protein S2, whose translation MAVVTMRELLESGVHFGHQTRRWNPKMKRFIFTERNGIYIIDLLQSLSYIDRAYEFVKETVAHGGTVMFVGTKKQAQEAIAEQATRVGMPYVNQRWLGGMLTNFSTVYKRLQRLKELEQIDFEDVAASGLTKKELLVLSREKAKLEKTLGGIREMSKVPSAVWIVDTKKEHIAVGEARKLNIPVVAILDTNCDPDEVDYKIPGNDDAIRSVTLLTRVIADAVAEGLISRSGVNTGDKGEKAVAEPLAAWERDLLEGEKKADDAEAPAAEAPAAAEAPVEAAEAEAAAEAPVEAPVAEAPAADAEQA comes from the coding sequence ATGGCCGTCGTCACGATGCGGGAGCTGCTGGAAAGCGGCGTCCACTTCGGTCACCAGACCCGTCGTTGGAACCCGAAGATGAAGCGCTTCATCTTCACGGAGCGCAACGGCATCTACATCATCGACCTGCTCCAGTCGCTGTCGTACATCGACCGCGCCTACGAGTTCGTCAAGGAGACCGTCGCCCACGGCGGCACGGTCATGTTCGTCGGCACGAAGAAGCAGGCGCAGGAGGCGATCGCCGAGCAGGCGACCCGCGTCGGCATGCCCTACGTCAACCAGCGCTGGCTGGGCGGCATGCTCACCAACTTCTCGACCGTCTACAAGCGTCTGCAGCGCCTCAAGGAGCTTGAGCAGATCGACTTCGAGGACGTCGCCGCGTCCGGTCTCACCAAGAAGGAGCTTCTCGTGCTCTCGCGCGAGAAGGCCAAGCTGGAGAAGACCCTCGGTGGTATCCGCGAGATGTCCAAGGTGCCCAGCGCCGTCTGGATCGTGGACACCAAGAAGGAGCACATCGCGGTCGGTGAGGCCCGGAAGCTCAACATTCCGGTCGTCGCCATCCTCGACACCAACTGCGACCCCGACGAGGTCGACTACAAGATCCCGGGCAACGACGACGCGATCCGCTCCGTCACCCTGCTCACCCGCGTGATCGCCGACGCCGTCGCCGAGGGCCTCATCTCCCGTTCCGGCGTCAACACCGGTGACAAGGGCGAGAAGGCCGTCGCGGAGCCTCTCGCCGCGTGGGAGCGCGACCTCCTTGAGGGCGAGAAGAAGGCCGACGACGCCGAGGCGCCCGCCGCCGAGGCTCCGGCCGCTGCTGAGGCTCCCGTCGAGGCCGCCGAGGCCGAGGCTGCCGCTGAGGCCCCCGTCGAGGCTCCCGTCGCCGAGGCTCCGGCCGCGGACGCCGAGCAGGCCTGA
- a CDS encoding TetR/AcrR family transcriptional regulator, giving the protein MAEHRSMQRAALLDAARSLLSEGGTDALTFPALAERTGLARSSVYEYFRSRASVVEELCEVDFPLWAAEVEAAMAAAEGPEGKVEAYVRRQLALVGDRRHRAVVAISASELDAGARERIRAAHGGLVAMVVEALRDIGHAQPRMAAMLLQGIVDAAVRRIEFGVAEDPAVITDAAVVMALRGVRG; this is encoded by the coding sequence GTGGCCGAGCACCGGTCGATGCAGCGAGCCGCCCTGCTGGACGCGGCCAGGTCCCTGCTGTCCGAGGGCGGGACGGATGCGCTGACGTTCCCGGCCCTGGCCGAGCGGACCGGGCTCGCGCGGTCGTCCGTCTACGAGTACTTCCGGTCGCGGGCGTCCGTCGTCGAGGAGCTGTGCGAGGTCGACTTCCCGCTCTGGGCGGCCGAGGTCGAGGCGGCGATGGCGGCGGCCGAGGGGCCCGAGGGCAAGGTCGAGGCCTATGTGCGCCGACAGCTCGCCCTGGTGGGCGACCGGCGGCACCGGGCCGTGGTGGCGATCTCGGCGAGTGAGCTGGACGCGGGGGCCCGGGAGAGGATCCGGGCGGCGCACGGAGGGCTCGTCGCGATGGTGGTCGAGGCGCTGCGGGACATCGGGCACGCGCAGCCCCGGATGGCCGCGATGCTGTTGCAGGGGATCGTCGACGCGGCCGTGCGGCGGATCGAGTTCGGCGTCGCCGAGGATCCCGCGGTGATCACGGACGCGGCTGTGGTGATGGCTCTGCGGGGTGTGCGGGGCTGA
- the whiG gene encoding RNA polymerase sigma factor WhiG codes for MPQHTSGSDRAAAPPAARDGGSVRPPAPSTLDELWRSYKTTGDERLREQLILHYSPLVKYVAGRVSVGLPPNVEQADFVSSGVFGLIDAIEKFDIEREIKFETYAITRIRGAMIDELRALDWIPRSVRQKARNVERAYTTLEARLRRTPTEGEVAAEMGIAVDDLHAVFSQLSLANVVALEELLHAGGEGGDRLSLMDTLEDTAADNPVEVAEGRELRRFLARAINTLPDREKTVVTLYYYEGLTLAEIGNVLGVTESRVSQIHTKSVLQLRAKLASFGR; via the coding sequence ATGCCCCAGCACACCTCCGGGTCCGACCGGGCGGCGGCCCCACCGGCAGCCCGCGACGGCGGTAGCGTGCGCCCGCCCGCGCCCTCGACGCTCGACGAGCTGTGGCGTTCGTACAAGACGACGGGCGACGAGCGGCTGCGCGAGCAGCTGATCCTGCACTACTCGCCGCTCGTGAAGTACGTCGCCGGCCGGGTGAGCGTCGGGCTGCCGCCCAACGTCGAGCAGGCGGACTTCGTCTCCTCCGGGGTGTTCGGGCTGATCGACGCGATCGAGAAGTTCGACATCGAGCGGGAGATCAAGTTCGAGACGTACGCGATCACTCGCATCCGGGGCGCGATGATCGACGAACTGCGGGCGCTGGACTGGATTCCGCGGTCGGTGCGCCAGAAGGCGCGGAACGTGGAGCGGGCGTACACGACGCTGGAGGCGCGGCTGCGGCGCACGCCGACGGAGGGCGAGGTGGCCGCGGAGATGGGCATCGCGGTCGACGATCTCCACGCCGTGTTCAGCCAGTTGTCGCTGGCGAACGTGGTGGCTCTGGAGGAGTTGCTGCACGCGGGGGGCGAGGGCGGGGACCGGCTGAGCCTCATGGACACCCTGGAGGACACCGCCGCCGACAACCCGGTCGAGGTGGCCGAGGGCCGGGAGCTGCGGCGGTTCCTGGCGCGGGCGATCAACACGCTGCCCGACCGGGAGAAGACCGTGGTGACGCTGTACTACTACGAGGGACTCACCCTCGCGGAGATCGGCAACGTGCTGGGCGTGACCGAGAGCCGGGTCAGCCAGATCCACACCAAGTCGGTCCTGCAACTGCGCGCGAAGCTGGCGAGCTTCGGTCGCTGA
- the dprA gene encoding DNA-processing protein DprA, which produces MTGHAAGDATGGRPGGEPDGRLSADGLARIFLTRVVEPGDEVAGRWVRERGAVEVVRRLRDGGPMPTGVTATRWAGLCARAARAEPERDLAVARAAGVRFVWPGLPEWPAQLDDLGDARPTGLWVRGRPSLRMWAMRSVAVVGARACTEYGAHMAATLAAGLAERGWVVVSGGAYGVDGAAHRGALGAGGATVAVLACGVDRPYPRGHTQLITRIAEQGLVVGELPPGDHPTPSRFVTRNRVIAALTRGTVIVEAAYRSGSLVTARAAQRLGRFTMGVPGPATSGLSAGVHELLRGEAVLVTDAAEVAELVGDMGELAPDRRGPVLPRDLLEPAAERVLAALPARGTAAVDDIARGASTTEDDAVARLYELRSLGYVERHGDGWKLTRQAMISVRAGRERC; this is translated from the coding sequence ATGACGGGGCATGCGGCAGGGGACGCGACCGGCGGCCGGCCGGGTGGGGAGCCGGACGGCCGGCTGAGCGCGGACGGACTCGCCCGGATCTTCCTCACCCGGGTCGTCGAGCCGGGGGACGAGGTCGCCGGGCGGTGGGTCCGGGAGCGCGGAGCCGTGGAGGTGGTGCGGCGGCTGCGGGACGGCGGTCCGATGCCGACCGGGGTCACCGCGACCCGGTGGGCGGGGCTGTGCGCGCGGGCGGCACGGGCCGAGCCCGAGCGGGATCTCGCCGTCGCGCGGGCGGCGGGGGTGCGGTTCGTGTGGCCAGGCCTGCCGGAGTGGCCGGCCCAGCTCGACGACCTCGGGGACGCGCGGCCCACGGGACTGTGGGTGCGCGGGCGGCCCAGCCTGCGGATGTGGGCGATGCGGTCCGTCGCCGTGGTGGGAGCCCGGGCCTGCACCGAGTACGGCGCCCACATGGCGGCCACGCTCGCCGCCGGGCTCGCGGAGCGCGGGTGGGTGGTGGTGTCGGGCGGCGCGTACGGGGTCGACGGGGCCGCGCACCGGGGTGCGCTCGGTGCGGGCGGTGCCACCGTCGCCGTACTCGCCTGCGGAGTCGACCGGCCCTACCCGCGCGGACACACCCAGTTGATCACCAGAATCGCCGAGCAGGGCTTGGTGGTCGGCGAGTTGCCGCCCGGTGATCATCCGACGCCGAGCCGGTTCGTGACGCGGAACCGGGTGATCGCGGCCCTCACCCGGGGGACCGTGATCGTCGAGGCCGCGTACCGCAGCGGTTCGCTCGTCACGGCGCGGGCGGCTCAGCGGCTGGGGCGGTTCACGATGGGGGTGCCGGGGCCCGCCACCAGCGGACTCTCCGCGGGGGTGCACGAGCTCCTTCGCGGCGAGGCCGTGCTGGTCACCGACGCGGCGGAAGTCGCCGAACTGGTCGGGGACATGGGCGAACTGGCGCCGGACCGGCGTGGGCCGGTGCTCCCGCGCGACCTGCTGGAACCGGCGGCGGAACGCGTTCTGGCCGCGCTGCCGGCGCGCGGGACGGCGGCGGTGGACGACATCGCGCGGGGAGCGTCGACGACCGAGGACGACGCGGTCGCCAGACTGTACGAGCTCCGATCACTTGGTTACGTCGAACGACACGGCGACGGCTGGAAGTTGACACGCCAGGCGATGATCTCCGTCCGGGCCGGCCGGGAGCGGTGCTGA
- a CDS encoding YifB family Mg chelatase-like AAA ATPase: protein MGFARTCSVALVGVEGVVVEVQADLEPGVAAFTLVGLPDKSLTESRDRVRAAVVNSGAAWPQKKLTVGLSPASVPKSGSGFDLAVAAAVLGAAERIDPRVLADIVMIGELGLDGRVRPVRGILPAVLAAADSGYEQVVVPECSAAEAALVPGVSVLGVRSLRQLIAVLTDEPVPEEEPDEHGRPDPLMAGLRMPGTGAATGMHGTGAAPYDNGHDLADVVGQYSARTAMEVAAAGGHHVFLEGPPGAGKTMLAERLPAVLPRLTREESLEVTAVHSVAGLLPPGKPLIDTAPYCAPHHSATMQALVGGGQGVARPGAVSLAHRGILFLDETPEFGSRVLDALRQPLEAGHVVIARSAGVVRFPARFLMVLAANPCPCGRFSQRDTLCECPPSVIRRYQARLSGPLLDRVDLRVEVDRVTRSQLIERGARGESTATVAERVRAARERAVARLVGTPWRTNSEVPGRELRSRWHAVPGAMEEAERNLERGVLTARGIDRVLRVAWTVADLVGHDRPDATDVALALQLRTGVPRGVPMAIGALT, encoded by the coding sequence ATGGGATTCGCCCGTACGTGTTCGGTGGCGCTGGTGGGTGTCGAGGGTGTGGTCGTCGAGGTTCAGGCGGATCTCGAACCCGGCGTCGCCGCGTTCACCCTGGTGGGACTGCCCGACAAGAGCCTGACGGAGAGCCGGGACCGGGTCCGGGCCGCGGTCGTCAACTCGGGAGCCGCCTGGCCGCAGAAGAAGCTCACGGTGGGGCTCAGCCCGGCGTCCGTGCCCAAGAGCGGCAGCGGGTTCGATCTCGCCGTCGCGGCGGCCGTGCTCGGGGCCGCCGAGCGGATCGATCCCCGGGTCCTGGCGGACATCGTGATGATCGGAGAGCTGGGCCTCGACGGCCGGGTGCGACCCGTACGGGGCATCCTGCCGGCGGTGCTGGCGGCGGCCGACTCGGGATACGAACAGGTGGTCGTGCCGGAGTGCTCCGCCGCCGAGGCCGCGCTGGTCCCCGGGGTGTCGGTGCTCGGCGTGCGCAGTCTGCGGCAACTGATCGCCGTCCTCACGGACGAGCCCGTACCCGAGGAGGAACCGGACGAGCACGGCCGCCCGGACCCGCTCATGGCGGGCCTGCGCATGCCGGGCACCGGGGCGGCCACGGGCATGCACGGCACGGGTGCCGCCCCGTACGACAACGGTCACGACCTGGCCGACGTCGTGGGCCAGTACTCGGCACGCACGGCGATGGAGGTGGCCGCGGCCGGCGGTCACCACGTGTTCCTGGAAGGGCCACCAGGCGCCGGCAAGACGATGCTCGCCGAGCGGCTGCCCGCTGTCCTGCCCCGACTCACCCGGGAAGAGTCGCTGGAGGTGACCGCCGTGCACTCGGTCGCGGGCCTGCTGCCACCGGGCAAACCCCTGATCGACACGGCGCCCTACTGCGCCCCGCACCACTCGGCCACCATGCAGGCACTCGTCGGCGGTGGACAGGGCGTGGCCAGGCCCGGAGCCGTCTCGTTGGCTCACCGCGGAATTCTCTTTCTGGACGAGACTCCGGAGTTCGGCAGTCGGGTGCTGGACGCCCTGCGCCAGCCCCTGGAGGCCGGGCATGTGGTGATCGCGCGGAGCGCGGGGGTCGTGCGGTTCCCGGCCAGGTTCCTGATGGTCCTCGCGGCCAATCCGTGCCCGTGCGGCCGTTTCTCCCAGCGGGACACCCTCTGCGAGTGCCCGCCCTCCGTGATCCGGCGCTACCAGGCCCGGCTCTCCGGGCCACTGCTCGACCGGGTCGACCTGCGGGTGGAGGTGGACAGGGTCACGCGCTCCCAGCTCATCGAGCGCGGGGCACGGGGCGAGTCCACGGCGACGGTCGCCGAGCGGGTGCGGGCGGCCCGGGAGCGGGCGGTGGCGCGGCTCGTGGGGACCCCGTGGCGGACCAACAGCGAGGTGCCGGGACGGGAACTGCGCAGCCGCTGGCATGCCGTGCCCGGCGCCATGGAGGAGGCCGAGCGGAATCTGGAACGGGGCGTGCTCACCGCGCGCGGCATCGACCGCGTCCTGCGGGTCGCCTGGACCGTCGCGGACCTCGTCGGCCACGACCGGCCCGACGCGACGGACGTCGCCCTGGCACTGCAACTGCGTACGGGAGTGCCGCGCGGGGTGCCGATGGCCATCGGGGCGCTGACATGA
- a CDS encoding YraN family protein, translating to MNTRHARNGGQGDGRSAARGNAQRGALGRYGEELAARRLTEAGMTVLDRNWRAGRTGEIDIVARDGDALVVCEVKTRRAAGPAGAFQHPMAAVTPAKAERLRGLAERWVQEHGGAPPGGVRIDLVGVLLPERGAPVVEHARGVA from the coding sequence ATGAACACACGTCATGCGCGAAACGGCGGACAGGGCGACGGACGGAGCGCCGCGCGGGGCAACGCGCAGCGCGGAGCACTGGGCAGGTACGGCGAGGAACTGGCCGCGCGGCGGCTGACCGAGGCCGGGATGACGGTCCTGGACCGCAACTGGCGCGCCGGCCGGACCGGCGAGATCGACATCGTGGCCCGGGACGGCGACGCTCTCGTCGTCTGCGAGGTCAAGACCCGCCGGGCGGCCGGACCGGCGGGGGCCTTCCAGCACCCGATGGCGGCTGTCACACCGGCCAAGGCGGAACGGCTGCGAGGCCTCGCCGAGCGCTGGGTCCAGGAACACGGGGGAGCGCCACCCGGCGGGGTCCGCATCGACCTGGTCGGTGTTCTGCTGCCCGAGCGCGGCGCGCCCGTGGTGGAACACGCGCGGGGGGTGGCGTGA
- a CDS encoding DUF2469 domain-containing protein, whose product MSAEDLEKYETEMELKLYREYRDVVGLFKYVIETERRFYLTNDYEMQVHSVQGEVFFEVSMADAWVWDMYRPARFVKQVRVLTFKDVNIEELNKSDLELPGG is encoded by the coding sequence ATGAGCGCCGAGGACCTCGAGAAGTACGAGACCGAGATGGAGCTGAAGCTCTACCGGGAGTACCGCGATGTCGTCGGTCTGTTCAAATATGTGATCGAGACCGAACGGCGCTTCTACCTCACCAACGACTACGAGATGCAGGTGCACTCGGTCCAGGGCGAGGTGTTCTTCGAGGTGTCCATGGCGGACGCCTGGGTGTGGGACATGTACCGGCCGGCCCGGTTCGTGAAGCAGGTACGGGTACTCACGTTCAAGGACGTGAACATCGAGGAGCTGAACAAGAGCGATCTGGAGCTCCCGGGCGGCTGA
- a CDS encoding NUDIX hydrolase produces the protein MPAEPVGAADDSHAGGVRRVSRIVLLDPRDRILLLHGHEPDDPADDWWFTPGGGLEGAETREEAALRELAEETGITEVELGPVLWRRRCSFPFAGRRWDQDEWYYLARTERTETRATGLTELERRSVAGARWWTCQELTRAHETVYPTRLAELLRKVLDEGPPAMPETLDTEIV, from the coding sequence GTGCCCGCTGAGCCGGTGGGCGCTGCCGACGACTCGCACGCCGGCGGTGTACGCAGGGTGTCCCGGATCGTGCTCCTCGACCCCCGGGATCGGATTCTGCTGCTGCACGGGCACGAGCCGGACGATCCGGCCGACGACTGGTGGTTCACTCCCGGCGGCGGTCTGGAGGGCGCCGAGACGCGCGAGGAGGCCGCACTGCGGGAACTCGCGGAGGAGACCGGCATCACCGAGGTCGAACTCGGTCCGGTGCTGTGGCGGCGCAGGTGCTCCTTCCCGTTCGCGGGGCGGCGCTGGGACCAGGACGAGTGGTACTACCTGGCCCGTACGGAGAGAACGGAGACCCGGGCCACGGGTCTCACGGAGCTGGAACGGCGAAGTGTCGCCGGAGCGCGCTGGTGGACGTGCCAGGAACTGACCCGGGCACATGAGACGGTGTATCCGACCAGACTCGCCGAGCTCCTGCGCAAGGTGCTCGACGAAGGTCCCCCGGCCATGCCCGAGACCCTCGACACGGAAATCGTCTAG